The Tamandua tetradactyla isolate mTamTet1 chromosome 6, mTamTet1.pri, whole genome shotgun sequence genome contains the following window.
ttgcctcccTTCATTAGAACATGACAGGTATGAGTGCAGAGATATTTGTCTGTTTTCCTCACTGCTCTATAGCCACAGTGCCCTAGAAGGGAATCTGAGTCATAGAAGTAATTGAATACAttgttgatgaatgaatgaacaagctGGGTAAGGGTCTCCTTGTAGGCACAAGTACTTAAGAAAATATTCTGGCATCAGGACGTAGAAAAGATGGTTTAGAACCAATTTTTCTAGTCTCTGCACTCATGGGACATATTTCTTAGCCCCCCTCTCCAATAAAGGCAGGAAACAAGAGATTCTACCACCTCTCAGCGCAGTGATTGTCTCCCCACAAGTACCCGCCACAAGGTACCCTGTACATCAGGGTTTCTGAGGCTATAGATGAGTGGGTTCAGCATGGGGTTGATAACAGTGTTGAAAATCCCAACCCCTTTATCTTTGTCTGAAGTCTCCTCTGAACCCAGACGCATGTAATTGAAGATGCCTGCTCCGTAGTATAGGAAAACCACAGTGAGGTGGGAGCCACATGTAGAGAAAGCTTTTTTCCTGCCCTTCACTGAGCGCATTTGTAGAACTGCAGCTGCTATGTGGCTGTAGGAGGTGATGATGAGAACCACAGGGGTGCCTGTCATTATCAAAGCCACACCAAAGAGCAGCAGCTCATTGAGTTTGGTGCTGGAGCAGGAGAGCTGGAAGAGCTGTGGGAGGTCACAGTAGAAGTGATTGACCTCATTGGGACCACAGAACTTGAGGGTACTTAGGGCAATAGTGTGTGTCAGTGCATTGGCAATAGCGCAAGCCCAACATATGGCTACCAATGTCCTCTGGACTTCCTGGCTCATGCGGGTGCTGTAGGTGAGGGGCCGGCAGATGGCCAGGAATCGGTCATAGGCCATGGCTGTCAACAGGAAGCAGTCTGCCCCACCCAGAAGATGGAAGAAGAAGAGCTGTGAGATGCAGGCATTATAGGAAATTGTACGCTTGTGAGACAGGAGTCGGCCCAGCATTGAAGGAACAATGACAGTGATACATCCAGCATCCAGTACTGATAGATTGCCAAGAAAGAAGTACATTGGGGTGTGGAGTTTCGGCTCCACCAAGATGGCGGCCAGGATGCTGAGGTTGCCTCCAATTGTGACCATGTATGCAAAGAAGAAGataacaaataacaaagattgcaGCTTTTCTGACTGCACTAGTCCCACGAGAATAAACTCTGTAACTGTTGTCCTGTTCGTCCTAGCTTCTGGCTCCATGAGTCACTGtaagaaaatgttccaagaaggaAAGTATCAGCCCAttccattcatttactcaacataTTTGTTTTAAGCCCTCTCTCTGCAAAGCCACACAGTAAAGTCCCAGTTGTATGGGTGAAGATTTTCCCACACCCCAGACCATATATCGACTCACTGCCTTTACTCTGCTTTCAGCAGAGATTCCCACTTTGTCCCTCCCACCTTCTTTTAGCTGAAAGGGACAGAAACCTGGATATATAAGGGAAAAGGAGACATTTTTCCTCTAAGGTAGAAAGATTAAGATggcatttatccatttttccctAAGGGATCACCCCAAACCAATAAGCAGgtttcaaaatagaaatatcaaCCTTATTTCTACAGAAAGTGGAAAGTATGTGAACAATGACCTAGGTTTCATGGCTTTTAGAAATAATGTAGATCAACTGAGGGGGTGggaagaataaaagagaaggaCACTCATTATAGTTATTAGAAGACCTGCCAACTATATTTCTACAAGGTGAGGGTCATATGCAGTATTAGTGAGAAATCTTATGTTCAATAAATTGCTAATGTCTTGTTATTGATCAAGCCCCTGCTCTGGACTCTTggataaaagattaaaataatttgttctctTATATTACCTGCTATAGCTCTCTAAATAAAAGTTGGAAGCATGGCCTGAAGGTTGGTTGCTGCATTTGGGTTCCTGCATTGGAAAGCCACTGGACTTCACTTGCCCTGACTTCACTTGCATGATAGGTCAGCTAGCGGCTCTAAGGCGAGTTTCTGGAATGAAGCAGGAATGTACTTAGGAAGCCATATTGAACTaagtcttttaaatttatattaacctCCTGAACAAAAAACATCTATGTCTCTATTGCCCATGGATAGGCAGGGCCAGAGCTTCTTTAAAAGTAATGTCATCCCTTGAATAGAATAGAATGGAATCAGAGGATGAGAATCAGATGTTCAGTTGGGTAACTCGAACAGAAGGGAAAGACTGTTGACAACCTGAGCTGAGGCAGCGAAATTCAGGGGCATAAGTGGCTAAG
Protein-coding sequences here:
- the LOC143686055 gene encoding olfactory receptor 3A2-like gives rise to the protein MEPEARTNRTTVTEFILVGLVQSEKLQSLLFVIFFFAYMVTIGGNLSILAAILVEPKLHTPMYFFLGNLSVLDAGCITVIVPSMLGRLLSHKRTISYNACISQLFFFHLLGGADCFLLTAMAYDRFLAICRPLTYSTRMSQEVQRTLVAICWACAIANALTHTIALSTLKFCGPNEVNHFYCDLPQLFQLSCSSTKLNELLLFGVALIMTGTPVVLIITSYSHIAAAVLQMRSVKGRKKAFSTCGSHLTVVFLYYGAGIFNYMRLGSEETSDKDKGVGIFNTVINPMLNPLIYSLRNPDVQGTLWRVLVGRQSLR